A part of Rhinolophus ferrumequinum isolate MPI-CBG mRhiFer1 chromosome 11, mRhiFer1_v1.p, whole genome shotgun sequence genomic DNA contains:
- the TUT1 gene encoding speckle targeted PIP5K1A-regulated poly(A) polymerase — MAALDSDVESLPRGAFRCCLCHITTANRPSLDAHLGGRKHRHLVQLRAARKAQGLRSVFVSGFPRNVDSTQLSEYFQAFGPVASVVMDKDKGVFAIVEMGDVGAREAVLSQPQHSLGGHRLRVRPREQKEFQSPASKSPKGAALDSHQLATALAEAPDVGAQMVKLVGLRELSEAERQLRSLVLALMQEVFTEFFPGCVIRPFGSSINSFDVHGCDLDLFLDLGDLEELQPAPKAPESPSLDSALASPLDPQACTPASPPDSHPPDSPQDSEALDFEIPSSSQAPHTPDSALASETLASPQSLPPASPLQEDRGEGDLGKALELAEALKGEKTEQGAMLELVGSILRGCVPGVYRVQTVPSARCPVVKFCHRPSGLHGDISLSNRLALHNSRFLSLCSELDERVRPLVYTLRCWAQGRGLAGSGPLLNNYALTLLVIYFLQTRDPPVLPTVSQLTQKAGEGEQVEVDGWDCSFPRDASRLEPSTNQEPLSSLLAQFFSCVSCWDLRGSLLSLREGRALPVAGGLPSNLWEGLRLGPMNLQDPFDLSHNVAANVTSRVAGRLQNCCRVAANYCRSLQYQHRSSRGRDWGLLPLLQPSSPSSLLSATPIPLPPVPFTQLTAGLVQVFREALGCHIEQGTKRLRSEGGRNGDSPQGGSSKRLKLDRQKTSCEERQEEQQGCMGEHGEDGVEEMVIESGESVEDWAMQSPGQPGEPSLMAGKHLATGGQEQSGHAALAEQGPKGPDAAREGSQGETGKGASLSSVSWRCALWHRVWQGRRRARRRLQQQTKEGGRGGAGTGVEWLATEARVTQELRGPSSAEQRPETEPLLTFVASASQADQTLTVTPLQDSQGLFPDLHHFLQVFLPQALRNLLESRQGP; from the exons ATGGCGGCGTTGGATTCGGATGTCGAATCGCTGCCGCGTGGGGCTTTCCGCTGCTGCCTCTGCCACATCACTACAGCCAACC GACCCAGCCTAGATGCCCACCTGGGAGGCCGGAAACACCGGCACCTGGTACAACTACGAGCTGCCCGGAAGGCCCAGGGACTTCGAAGTGTGTTTGTCAGTGGCTTTCCCCGGAATGTAGATTCTACTCAGCTCTCTGAGTACTTCCAGGCATTTGGACCTGTGGCCAGTGTCGTCATGGATAAGGACAAG GGAGTGTTTGCCATCGTGGAGATGGGAGACGTGGGTGCCCGGGAAGCTGTCCTGTCACAGCCTCAGCACAGCCTGGGAGGACATCGCCTGCGCGTCCGACCACGGGAGCAGAAAGAGTTCCAGAGCCCAGCCTCCAAATCCCCCAAAGGAGCGGCCCTCGACAGTCACCAGCTGGCCACAGCACTAGCTGAGGCCCCAGATGTGGGAGCACAAATGGTGAAGCTGGTGGGGCTGAGGGAGCTGTCTGAGGCTGAGCGGCAGCTTCGGAGCCTCGTGCTGGCCCTGATGCAGGAGGTCTTCACAGAGTTCTTTCCCG GCTGTGTGATCCGTCCTTTTGGCTCTTCCATAAACAGCTTTGACGTCCATGGCTGTGATCTTGACCTCTTCCTGGATCTGGGTGACTTGGAAGAGCTCCAG CCAGCCCCAAAGGCTCCAGAGTCCCCATCCTTGGACTCAGCCCTTGCATCCCCACTGGACCCTCAAGCCTGcaccccagcctcccctccaGACTCTCACCCTCCAGATTCTCCTCAAGACTCAGAAGCCCTGGACTTTGAaatcccttcctcctcccaggcGCCCCACACTCCGGACTCAGCTTTGGCCTCTGAGACCCTTGCTTCTCCCCagtccctgcctccagcctcacCACTGCAGGAGGACCGGGGAGAGGGGGACCTGGGGAAGGCTCTGGAGCTAGCAGAGGCTCTGAAGGGGGAGAAAACAGAGCAGGGAGCCATGCTGGAGTTGGTAGGATCCATCCTTCGTGGCTGTGTCCCTGGAGTGTACCGAGTCCAAACTGTGCCCTCTGCCCGATGCCCTGTGGTCAAGTTCTGCCATCGGCCTTCAGGTCTCCACGGTGACATCTCCCTCAGTAACCG GCTGGCCCTGCATAACTCCCGCTTCCTGAGTCTCTGCTCTGAGCTGGATGAGCGAGTACGGCCCCTCGTGTACACCCTCCGCTGCTGGGCTCAGGGTCGAGGGCTAGCAg GGAGTGGCCCCCTTCTCAATAACTACGCCCTGACCTTGCTCGTGATCTATTTCCTTCAGACCAGGGACCCTCCTGTGTTGCCCACTGTGTCCCAACTCACCCAGAAAGCAG GTGAGGGTGAACAGGTGGAGGTTGATGGCTGGGACTGCAGTTTCCCCAGGGATGCCTCGAGACTGGAGCCCAGCACCAATCAGGAGCCCCTGA GTTCCCTACTAGCCCAGTTCTTCTCCTGCGTCTCTTGTTGGGATCTTCGTGGCTCACTGCTCTCCCTGCGGGAGGGTCGGGCACTGCCTGTGGCAGGGGGCCTGCCCTCTAATCTCTGGGAGGGTCTGCGCCTCGGCCCCATGAATCTCCAGGACCCCTTTGACCTGAGTCACAATGTGGCAGCCAATGTAACCAGCCGGGTAGCCGGGCGGTTACAGAACTGCTGCCGAGTAGCAGCCAATTACTGCAGAAGCCTCCAGTACCAGCACCGTTCCTCCCGGGGTCGGGACTGGGGGCTGCTCCCCCTTCTGCAGCCGAGCTCCCCTAGTTCTCTGCTGTCTGCAACACCCATCCCCTTACCCCCTGTTCCCTTTACCCAGCTCACTGCTGGCCTGGTCCAGGTGTTCAGAGAAGCATTGGGTTGCCATATAGAACAGGGAACCAAGAGACTGCGGTCAGAGGGAGGTAGAAATGGAGATTCTCCCCAGGGAGGGTCAAGCAAAAGACTGAAACTagacagacagaaaacaagctgtgaggagaggcaggaggagcaGCAGGGATGTATGGGGGAGCATGGCGAAGATGGGGTGGAAGAAATGGTTATAGAGAGTGGAGAGTCAGTGGAGGACTGGGCCATGCAGAGCCCTGGGCAGCCAGGGGAGCCTTCCCTGATGGCTGGAAAGCACCTTGCCACTGGAGGACAGGAGCAGTCAGGCCATGCAGCGCTGGCTGAGCAGGGCCCCAAAGGACCAGACGCAGCCCGAGAAGGGTCCCAGggtgagacagggaagggggCATCACTCTCCTCCGTGAGCTGGCGCTGTGCCTTGTGGCACCGAGTGTGGCAGGGGCGGCGGCGTGCCCGGAGACGCCTGCAGCAGCAAAccaaggaaggaggcagaggtggTGCTGGCACGGGAGTAGAGTGGCTGGCGACTGAGGCTCGGGTAACCCAGGAACTGAGAGGACCGAGCAGTGCTGAACAGAGGCCAGAGACTGAGCCGCTCCTGACCTTTGTGGCGTCTGCTTCCCAGGCTGACCAGACTCTCACTGTGACCCCACTTCAGGATTCCCAAGGCCTGTTTCCTGATCTCCATCATTTCTTACAGGTTTTCCTTCCTCAAGCACTTCGAAATCTTCTAGAGTCAAGACAGGGGCCCTAA